Sequence from the Corallococcus soli genome:
AGCGAGGTGTCACGCGGCTCTGGCTTCACCGCGTTGCGCGGGCGCGGCGGGACGACCGGCTCGGGCGGACGGGGGGGCGTGGGCAGGACGCGCGGGCCGATCTTCGGAGGAGGACTCATGCTCCCAGTATCGGTCTGACTGGACCCGAAGTTGCCTCGGACGGGTGGGCGGGATGTAGGTGCCACGCCTCCCGGGCCTCCTCGACGGACACCGCCTGGAAGCGCACGGGCGCGCCTGCCCGACGGGCCCCCAGCCGGCCCCAGTCCGCGCGGATGACGACGGCGATGAGCGGGTAGCCCCCGGTGGTGGGATGGTCCGGCCCCAGCACGATGGGCGCTCCCGACAGGGTGACCTGGAGGGCGCCACGCACCATGGGGCGCGAGGTGCCGGTGCCCTCGTCGCCGTGGGGCACGGGCGGTCCGTCCAGCCGCTGTCCCACGCGGTCGCTGGTGGGCGACACGGTGAAGGTGCTGCCCAGGAGCACCGCCACGGCGTCGTCGCCGAAGCGGGCGGCGTCCGGGCCCAACAGCACCCTCACGGGGGCGGTGGGGTCCAGGGTCCTGACGAGACGCTGGAGATGCACTTCCAGGGGCCCGTTCGCGGCGAAGGCCGACGTGACGGGTGGGCCGAGCGGGAGTGCATCCCCCTTGCGCAGGGGCCGGCCCTCCCAGCCTCCCAGCCGGGCCACCCCCAGCGTCCCGCGTCCGCCCAGGACCTCCGGGACGGCCAGGGCTCCATCCACGGCCACGTAGCGCACGGCATACCGGGTGGGCGCGGGCACCGTGAGCGTGTCGCCGTCCGCGAGGAGCCGCGCGGCCTCCCCATCCACGGACACCCGCACGTCACGGCCCCTGGCACGCAGCTCCAGGCGTCCGTGGGCTTCCAGGGCCGCGGCGTCGGGCGCGTTGCCCACCGCGAGGTTCGCCGCGACGAGCAGCTCCGGCACCCACGCGCCGCCCGGAGGGACGCCATGGTGCATGTGTCCCGGCCGGCCACCATCCTGAACGGTCACGGGAGCGCCCAGGGCCGTGACCTCCACCGTGGCCGTCATTCCGCCCCCCGCGCTGCTGTCGCGGGGATGTCCAGGTCCGTCACCGACGCCGAGGCCCTCATCCGTCCTCCCGCTCGAAGCGCACGCGGTCGCCCAGCTGCATCACGGCGCCGTGCTTCGGCTCGAACGCGGTGAAGTCCAGCGCCGTGCCCACGAGGTTCCACCCACCGGGCGACGCGAACGGATACACGCCCGTGCGCTCCCCGGCGATGCCCACCGCGAGCGCCGGCACCCGCGTGCGCGGCGTGGTCAGCCTGGGACAGGCGATGGTGGGGTCCACGTCGCCCAGGTACGCGAAGCCCGGCAGGAACCCCACGCAGCGCACCGTGTACTCGCGCGCGGTGTGGCGGCGCACCACCTCCTCCTCCGACAGGCCTGCGTGCGCGGCCACCTTCGGCAGGTCCTCGCCGTCGTAGCGCACGCGGATGCGCAGCAGCGGACGCTCCACCGGGGCCACGGGCACCACGCGAAGCCGCGTCAGCACGAGCGCGGGAGACTCGGGGGGCGTCGCGGGGTCGAAGTAGACGCAAGCATGGGACTCGGTGATGACCGCGTCGAGCACACCCGGCAGCGCGCACAGGGCCTCGCGCGCCTGTCGCCGGTCCACCGCCTCCGGCAGCACCAGTCGCAGCGCGCTGTCGCCCAGCCACTCCGGAGGACGCTCCAGTGCGTCCAGCATCGCGCGCACCTCGCGGGCCAGCGCCGCCGCCCCCGGCGTGTCGCCGTGCACGCACAGCGTGTCCACCGCGCCGCCCGTGGCCAGGCGCGTGGTGTTCTGCCTTGCCTGAGCCACGTCCGTCAGCACGGCTCCAGGCTGCCCTCGCGGAATCAACGAGCCGTCCGGCAGCGTGCCCCGATCCGCGAAGCCCTCCCGCGCATATCCAAGCCCCGCAGCCCGCGCGGCCTCTCGCAGCGCGCCAGTCCCCGGACCCACCAGCGTGACGTCCGCTCCCATCGCCTCCACCACGCCGTCCACCACCGCCCGCGCCAGCGCGGAGGACGTGTTGGCCGCGTGGTACAGCGCACCGTGGGGCTTCGCGTGCCGCACCGGCACCCCACGCTCGCGGGCCAGCGCGACCAGCCGGCCGCACTGTGCCGCCACCTGCCCGCGCAGCACCTCCGGCGCCACGTCCAGGGCCTTGCGGCCGAAGTTCTCGCGGTCCTCGAAGGACGGATGCGCGCCCGCCAGGGTGCCATGCCGCTCGCACAGCTCCAGGGCCCGTCGCATGGAGTCCGCATCACCCGCGTGACCGCCGCAGGCGATGTTCGCCAGGTGGGCGAGCGCGTAGAGCTGTTCGTCCTCCCCGGGCAGCTCCCCCAGGTCGATGTTGAGCAGGCACCGCGTCATGGGCCCACGCTACGCGAGCCCCGCCCGTCAGCGGTAGGTGATGAGCGCCCGGTGTTCACCCTCGAAGTGGCCATGCTCGTTGAGGGTGGACAGATAGCGGCCCCGCTCGCTGTAGATGACCTTCGTGACGCCACAGTTGGCGAGCGTCCAGTTCGTCCTGAACGCATGCACGTCCGGGATGCCCAGCAGGTCCTGGCTGATGGCGGTGATGGGGCCCCCGGAGGTGAACACCAGCGCCGTCTTCGACGCCCCCAGCGACGCAATCAGCGCGTCCATCGCCTCCAGGCAGCGCGCCTTGAAGCCGGGCCAGGACTCCTTGTACTCGCGGTCATGCGCGCCCGCGACCCAGCGCGCGACGGCCTGGGTGAACAGCTCCTGGTAGGCGCGGCGCGGATCCTTCGCGGCGCCCATCTCCTCGCGCAGCACGGCGCGGTCCGCGTAGCGCGGCGTGTGCCGCTCCACGACCTCCTCGTGGTCGAACTCGTTGAAGCCCGCCACCCGCCGGGGCTCCACCGGCTGCCCGAGCAGCTGGAGGCACCCGTCCGCCGTCTCCCGGTGCCGCAGCATCGTGCCCGTCACCACCGCGTCCAGCTTCGGCAGGCGCGAGCGCAGGGATGCTCCCAGCACGCGTGCCTGCTCCTGGCCGACCTCCGACAGCTTGTCGTAGTCCGCCGCGCCGAAGGACGCCTGCCCATGACGCACGAGATAGACGACGCCCATCAGCCCCCCGCCTTCTTGATGAGCTGCCGGCAGCGGAACGCGAGGTAGTTCGCGAGCAGCCAGTAGTTCTTGAACGACGGGTTGCGCGTCTGCTTGTGGTGATAGCGGTAGTAGATCTGCTGGACGATGACCGCGAGCCGGAACACGCCGTAGACCTCATAGAAGGTCCAGTTGGCGGGCTTCAGGCCGGTGCGCTCCAGGTAGTACGCCACCACCTCTTCCCGCCGCAGCATGCCGGGCAGGTCGGTGGGCTGCCGGCGCGTGGCGCGCAGGACCCGGTTGTCATCCGCGTGGACCCAGTAGGCCAGCGTGTTGCCCAGGTCCATCAGCGGATCACCCAGCGTGGCCATCTCCCAGTCGAGCACCCCGATGACCTCCGTGGGGTCCTCCGGGCTCAGCACCACGTTGTCGAAGCGCCAGTCGTTGTGGATGACGCACGTGGCGATGTCCTGGGGGACATGGGCCGAAAGCCAGTCGCGCACGTACTTCATGCGGGGCACGTTCCAGGTGCGCGCCTTCTCGTAGCGGTCGGACCAGCCGGAGATCTGCCGCTGCGGATAGCCCGGCCCCTTGCCCAGCGACGTGAGCCCCACCGCCTGTGCATCCACGCCGTGCAGCGCGATGAGCTTGTCGATGACGTTGAGGCACAGCTGGCGTGTCCGGGCCTTGTCCAGGTCCAGCCCCCGGGGCAGGTGCTTGCGCGGGATGAGGCCGGGGATGCGCTCCATCACGTAGAACTCCGTGCCCAGCACGGCCGGGTCCTGGCACAGCCCCACCATCGTGGGCACCACCGGATAGGCGGGCTTGAGCGCCTGCTGCACGGTGTACTCGCGCGACATGTCGTGCGCGGACTTCGCCTTGGTGCCGGCGGGAGGCCTGCGCAGGATGAGGTCGCGGTTCTCGTACTTCAGGCGGTAGGTCCAGTTCGACGCGCCGCCCGTGTACTGGGTGACCTCCGGCGTGCCCACGAGCGAGGGCACCTGGGCCTTGAGCCACGCATCCACGGCGGGCACGTCCAGGGCTTCTCCGGAGCGCACCGCCTTGCCTTCATCCAGGGGGACGGACGCCGCCATGGTCAGCTCCCCCGGGAGAAGCCGCGCTTCGCGAGCTCGATGCGGGTGATGACGCCCTTGTGCACCTCGTCCGGGCCGTCCGCGATGCGCAGGCTGCGCGCCTGGGCGAAGAAGCCCGCGAGCGGCGTGTCGCGCGACACGCCCGCGCCGCCATGCAACTGGATGGCGTCGTCCACGACCTTCTGGAGCACGTTGGGAGCCACGACCTTGATGGCGGAGATCTCGGTCATCGCTCCCATCGCGCCCACGTCATCCAGCTTCCAGGCCGCGTACAGCGTGAGCAGGCGGGCCTGGTCGATGGCGATGCGCGCCTCCGCCACGCGCTCGCGGTTGCCGCCCAGGTTGAGCAGCGGCTTGCCGAACGCGCTGCGGCCCATGCCCCGGTCGATCATCAGCTCCAGTGCCCGCTCCGCCGCGCCAATGCAGCGCATGCAGTGGTGGATGCGGCCCGGCCCCAGGCGGCCCTGCGCGATTTCGAAGCCCATGCCTGGCCCGGAGATGAGGGCGGAGCGCGGCAGGCGCACATCATGGAAGTGCACCTCGCCGTGGCCGTGCGGGGCGTCATGGTCGCCGTACACGGGCAGCATGCGGATGATCTCCACGCCCGGCGCGTCCATGGGAACGAGCACCATGGAGTGCTGGTGGTGGCGGTCCGCGCCCGTCTCCGGGGTGCGGCCCATGAAGATGGCCACCTTGGCGTTGGGGTGGCCCAGACCGCTGGACCACCACTTCTTGCCGCTCAGCACCACGTCGTCGCCGTCCAGCACGGCGGTGGCCTGCATGTTGGTGGCGTCCGACGACGCCGCGTCCGGCTCCGTCATGCAGAACACGGAGCGGATGTCGCCCGCGAGCAGCGGCTTCAGCCACTGCTCCTGCTGTTCGGGGGACCCGTAGCGCCAGATGACCTCCATGTTGCCGGTGTCCGGGGCGCTGCAGTTGAAGACCTCCGGCGCCATGAAGCTGCGGCCCATCTGCTCCGCGAGCGGCGCGTACTCCAGCGTGCTCAGCCCCGCGCCCAGCTTCGCGTCCGGGAGGAAGAGGTTCCAGAGCCCCTCCGCCTTCGCGCGCGCCTTGAGCTCCACCATCACGGGCGGCACCTTCCACTGGCGCCAGTCCCCGCCGGCCTCCATGGCGTGCAGGGCCTGGAGGTAGGCGCCCTCCACCGGCTCGATGTGTTCGCGCATGAAGCGCTTCACGCGCTCCAGGTATTCGGTCGTCCTGGCGGAGGGCTGGAAGTCCATGCAGGGCATCCTGCGCTCCGGCGGGTTGATGAGGCCACTGAATGTTGGTCATGTGTTCCCATGAAGCCTGTTCAGGGCTCAGCGGTCCGTCCGGCGCTCGAAATCAACCGACCGGCCCTCGGCATCCGCGATGCGCTCGCGCTCCTCCAGCATGCGGTGCACCGCACCCGGCACTCCGCCACGGAGCCTGGCGCCTCCTTGCGTGTGCAGGGAGCCGCGGGCGCCGGCCTCGGACTGGACACGCTGCTGCATAAAGGAGGAGAAGTGAGACTGCGGATGCGCCCGTGCCGGCCTGGAATCATTCGCAGTAGACTCAACACCATGAATCCCACAGCGTGGTGTCTGGGCCTCTTGCTCGTCATCGTGGCCCAGGGCTCAGCGCGTGCGGCCGGGCCGAAGCCTGTTCATCGTGTGCTGACCTGGAAAGTCGAAGGGGTCCCGCAGCGGCTGACGACGGTGTCGGAGGACGATGGGCCTGTCCTGCCAAGGGTGGCGCCGGATACACGCATCCATCTTCTGAGTGTCATCGGACCGATGGTGACAACCCGGTTCATGCACACGTGGATGGGCGCCATGGGAGGATACGTCACCGAATCCATGCGGGTGGAATATCGCGGGAAGTATCGCTTCTCGCTGGGTGAGTACCTGGAGGAAACGGGCCAGGGAGGGCGGGTGCTCGCAGCAATGCTCAAGCTTCCGGGTGTTCCATCGAAGGAGCGCTGTCCTGCCCCCTCGGAGGTGAGGGAGCAGCCCTCCTTCACGAAGGGCCGAGAGCACCTCCTCGCGGCGGGCTGTGCACATCCGAAGTGGCTCAAGCTGGAGCCGGAGGCATTCTCCATCCTGGACTGGGATGACGAGGACAAAGTCCTGCTGGCCATCCAGATCTTCCATCCGGAGGGAATGCGCACGTCGAATCACATGGAGCGGGTGGGCGTCTGGCTGACGGCGCCTCCAGAATGGAGGCCCTGGCTGGAGGCTGCACGCCGCGGCGAGGGACTGTTCGAAGACCAGCGGGCTGACTGGGTGAAGCGGCTCTCACCGCGGGAACTCGCTGCCGTACGTGCACGTGTGGCGAAGCTGAAGCCCACGGCTCGCCGGAAGTTCATCGCGGAGTCGGTGCACCGAGCGCAAAAGGCAACTCTGAGCGCGGCGGACCTGGTGGATGAGTTCTTCCCGGAGCCGAAGGACGGAGAATTGGACCTGGAAACGCAGTGGGCGTGGTCGGACCGGGTGCTCTACCTGCGACACACGCCCCGCTGCCGCAAGGCCGCAGAGGTGGTCTTTCGCGGGCAGTGGGCCCCGGAAACCGAGAAGGCCATCGTCTCCAATCTCACGCAGTGTGGAGGCTTTTGGGGGCAAGCGCCTCCGGAAGGCTGCGTGGAGCAAGCCGCCCCGGCAGCCTGTATCAAGCCCTGGGTCGAGGCCCAGCACGCGCAAGAACGGAGCGCGCGTCAGCTTTCCCCGGTGCATGACCGCGAGGGCCGTGCGCCCGTTGAATGACGCTCCAGTCCTTTGAACCGGATGGAACTCAATGCGCGGCCTGCTGCATGTCTCGTCCAGGCATGAGAGCGCAGGCGTCTTGTTTCAGGGGGGCTACGGACCCGGCTGCCGCCACCCGGGCTTTCGGCGCGCGTAGAGCACGAAGGGCACGGCGGCCAGCGTGAAGACCAGTCCTCCCAGTCGCGCCACATAGGCGAGGGGTTGTTCCACATGGAGCTGCTTGGGCGGCACGAAGCCCACGATGAAGGCCAGGGCGCAGGACACGATTCCCACGCAGGCGAGCAGGGGCAGGGCAGGGGCCCGGTAGCCTCGCGGGATGTCGGGGCGCGTGCGACGCAGCTTCAGCGCCGACACGAACAGCAATCCATACATGGGGATGTAGAGCTGCGTCGTCATGGCGGCGAGCGCCCAATAGACCTGGTTGACGTCCTTCGCGACGAAGAACGCCAGGGCGAGCAGCGTCACCACCACACCTTGCGTCGCCAGGAGCCCCGTGGGGGTGCCATGGCTGTTGGTGCGCTGGAAGAGCGGCGGTAGCAGGCCCTTGCGCCCCACCAGCAGCAGGCTGTGGTTGGGGCCCAGCATCCAGGTGAGCACCGTGCCCAGCGTG
This genomic interval carries:
- a CDS encoding histidine phosphatase family protein, whose translation is MGVVYLVRHGQASFGAADYDKLSEVGQEQARVLGASLRSRLPKLDAVVTGTMLRHRETADGCLQLLGQPVEPRRVAGFNEFDHEEVVERHTPRYADRAVLREEMGAAKDPRRAYQELFTQAVARWVAGAHDREYKESWPGFKARCLEAMDALIASLGASKTALVFTSGGPITAISQDLLGIPDVHAFRTNWTLANCGVTKVIYSERGRYLSTLNEHGHFEGEHRALITYR
- a CDS encoding biotin-dependent carboxyltransferase family protein; the protein is MHHGVPPGGAWVPELLVAANLAVGNAPDAAALEAHGRLELRARGRDVRVSVDGEAARLLADGDTLTVPAPTRYAVRYVAVDGALAVPEVLGGRGTLGVARLGGWEGRPLRKGDALPLGPPVTSAFAANGPLEVHLQRLVRTLDPTAPVRVLLGPDAARFGDDAVAVLLGSTFTVSPTSDRVGQRLDGPPVPHGDEGTGTSRPMVRGALQVTLSGAPIVLGPDHPTTGGYPLIAVVIRADWGRLGARRAGAPVRFQAVSVEEAREAWHLHPAHPSEATSGPVRPILGA
- a CDS encoding LamB/YcsF family protein; its protein translation is MTRCLLNIDLGELPGEDEQLYALAHLANIACGGHAGDADSMRRALELCERHGTLAGAHPSFEDRENFGRKALDVAPEVLRGQVAAQCGRLVALARERGVPVRHAKPHGALYHAANTSSALARAVVDGVVEAMGADVTLVGPGTGALREAARAAGLGYAREGFADRGTLPDGSLIPRGQPGAVLTDVAQARQNTTRLATGGAVDTLCVHGDTPGAAALAREVRAMLDALERPPEWLGDSALRLVLPEAVDRRQAREALCALPGVLDAVITESHACVYFDPATPPESPALVLTRLRVVPVAPVERPLLRIRVRYDGEDLPKVAAHAGLSEEEVVRRHTAREYTVRCVGFLPGFAYLGDVDPTIACPRLTTPRTRVPALAVGIAGERTGVYPFASPGGWNLVGTALDFTAFEPKHGAVMQLGDRVRFEREDG
- a CDS encoding acyl-CoA dehydrogenase family protein yields the protein MDFQPSARTTEYLERVKRFMREHIEPVEGAYLQALHAMEAGGDWRQWKVPPVMVELKARAKAEGLWNLFLPDAKLGAGLSTLEYAPLAEQMGRSFMAPEVFNCSAPDTGNMEVIWRYGSPEQQEQWLKPLLAGDIRSVFCMTEPDAASSDATNMQATAVLDGDDVVLSGKKWWSSGLGHPNAKVAIFMGRTPETGADRHHQHSMVLVPMDAPGVEIIRMLPVYGDHDAPHGHGEVHFHDVRLPRSALISGPGMGFEIAQGRLGPGRIHHCMRCIGAAERALELMIDRGMGRSAFGKPLLNLGGNRERVAEARIAIDQARLLTLYAAWKLDDVGAMGAMTEISAIKVVAPNVLQKVVDDAIQLHGGAGVSRDTPLAGFFAQARSLRIADGPDEVHKGVITRIELAKRGFSRGS
- a CDS encoding phosphotransferase family protein; amino-acid sequence: MAASVPLDEGKAVRSGEALDVPAVDAWLKAQVPSLVGTPEVTQYTGGASNWTYRLKYENRDLILRRPPAGTKAKSAHDMSREYTVQQALKPAYPVVPTMVGLCQDPAVLGTEFYVMERIPGLIPRKHLPRGLDLDKARTRQLCLNVIDKLIALHGVDAQAVGLTSLGKGPGYPQRQISGWSDRYEKARTWNVPRMKYVRDWLSAHVPQDIATCVIHNDWRFDNVVLSPEDPTEVIGVLDWEMATLGDPLMDLGNTLAYWVHADDNRVLRATRRQPTDLPGMLRREEVVAYYLERTGLKPANWTFYEVYGVFRLAVIVQQIYYRYHHKQTRNPSFKNYWLLANYLAFRCRQLIKKAGG